The following are encoded in a window of Drosophila simulans strain w501 chromosome 3L, Prin_Dsim_3.1, whole genome shotgun sequence genomic DNA:
- the LOC6737646 gene encoding uncharacterized protein LOC6737646 isoform X1: MRTRRVRSGKQVNELPERTSGQQFAFGGERMRCLGILIVANISLAMATSIPIPIANDSPLGGYEMHLKILLQKILWVANVKRCFAVITDDLHYPIYDRRFFESVGRRVIPFFVMRTNESEDLQRPSKQVELFVKAIKSSDCELNVITILNGWQVQRFLGYIYDNRSLNMQKKFVLLYDSRLFESDMIHIWSVFIGTIFLKRQLDNKYTISTIAFPGILSGVLVMKNIVNWELGKGVNGRILFADKTSNLFGTPLPVAISEHVPMVLWANATKSFQGVEVEIMNALGKALNFKPVYYKPNQTENMDWELDGTAYGGGNLDGFGQNGTHIDSMLVDEVAAHSARFAIGDLHLFQVYLKLVELSAPHNFECLTFLTPESSTDNSWQTFILPFSAGMWVGVLLSLFVVGTVFYAISFLNAIINGNVSSEFFRCLRPNRSVPMDPKIYRRISFRIAISRYRPSKGDRMPRDLFDGYANCILLTYSMLLYVALPRMPRNWPLRVLTGWYWIYCILLVATYRASFTAILANPAARVTIDTLEDLLRSHIPPSAGANENRQFFLDANDEVARKVGEKMQVVGYSDDLTSRIAKGQCAYYDNEFYLRYLRVADESGSALHIMKECVLHMPVVLAMEKNSALKPRVDASIQHLAEGGLIAKWLKDAIEHLPAEALAQQEALMNIQKFWSSFVALLIGYVISLLTLLAERWHFKHIVMKHPMYDVYNPSLYYNFKRIYPQH, from the exons ATGAGGACTCGGAGGGTTCGTTCCGGTAAACAGGTTAACGAACTGCCGGAACGGACAAGTGGCCAGCAGTTTGCGTTTGGCGGCGAAAGGATGCGCTGTCTGGGGATTCTGATTGTGGCTAACATATCCCTGGCGATGGCCACTtcaattcccattcccattgccaACGATTCACCACTCGGTGGCTACGAGATGCATCTGAAAATATTGCTACAGAAAATCCTGTGGGTGGCCAATGTGAAGAGATGCTTTGCCGTTATCACAGATGATCTGCATTATCCCATATACGATCGGAGATTTTTTGAATCCGTGGGTCGACGAGTAATACCCTTCTTTGTGATGCGTACCAATGAAAGTGAGGATCTGCAGCGACCATCCAAACAAGTTGAACTCTTTGTTAAGGCCATCAAATCCAGTGATTGTGAACTGAATGTAATCACCATCCTAAATGGCTGGCAGGTGCAACGATTTCTTGGCTATATATACGATAACAGATCTTTGAATATGCAGAAAAAGTTTGTATTATTATACGATTCGCGACTTTTTGAGAGCGATATGATTCACATATGGAGCGTTTTTATCGGTACCATTTTTCTCAAAAGGCAGCTGGACAACAA gtaTACAATTTCTACCATAGCCTTTCCGGGCATTTTGAGTGGCGTTTTAGTgatgaaaaatattgttaactGGGAGCTGGGAAAAGGTGTGAATGGAAGGATTCTATTTGCGGACAAAACAAGCAACTTATTCG GAACCCCGTTGCCAGTGGCCATTTCCGAGCACGTGCCCATGGTTCTATGGGCAAATGCGACCAAGAGCTTCCAAGGAGTCGAGGTTGAGATTATGAATGCCCTGGGCAAGGCACTAAACTTCAAGCCCGTTTACTACAAGCCCAATCAAACGGAGAACATGGACTGGGAGCTAGATGGTACTGCCTATGGAGGTGGTAATCTGGATGGATTTGGACAGAATGGGACACACATTGACTCGATGCTTGTGGATGAGGTG GCTGCGCACAGTGCCCGCTTTGCCATTGGGGATTTGCATCTGTTCCAGGTGTACCTAAAATTGGTGGAGCTAAGTGCGCCGCATAATTTCGAATGCCTGACCTTTCTCACACCGGAATCCTCGACGGATAACTCCTGGCAGACCTTCATCCTGCCCTTCAGCGCTGGAATGTGGGTGGGGGTTCTGCTCTCCCTTTTCGTGGTGGGCACTGTTTTTTATGCCATCAGTTTTTTGAACGCCATTATCAACGGAAATGTGTCCTCTGAGTTTTTTCGCTGCCTACGACCAAATCGCAGCGTGCCCATGGATCCAAAGATCTATCGTCGCATTAGTTTTCGCATCGCCATCAGTCGGTATCGTCCATCTAAAGGAGATCGGATGCCCAGGGATCTCTTCGATGGCTATGCCAACTGCATCCTGCTCACGTATAGTATGCTCCTATATGTGGCTCTACCACGAATGCCACGAAATTGGCCACTGCGGGTGCTCACTGGTTGGTACTGGATCTACTGCATCCTCTTGGTGGCCACATATAGGGCCAGCTTCActgccattttggccaatcCAGCTGCCAG GGTTACTATCGACACACTGGAGGATCTGCTGCGATCTCATATACCGCCATCTGCCGGAGCAAATGAGAACAGGCAGTTTTTCCTGGATGCCAATGATGAGGTTGCTCGAAAAGTTGGCGAAAAGATGCAGGTGGTCGGCTACAGCGATGATTTG ACCTCTCGCATAGCCAAAGGTCAGTGCGCCTACTATGACAACGAGTTCTATCTGCGCTACTTACGAGTGGCGGACGAATCCGGATCCGCTCTCCACATCATGAAGGAATGTGTGCTCCATATGCCCGTAGTGCTGGCCATGGAGAAGAACTCGGCTCTGAAGCCACGGGTAGATGCATCCATTCAACATCTGGCGGAGGGTG GTCTGATAGCCAAGTGGCTCAAGGATGCCATAGAGCATCTGCCGGCGGAGGCACTTGCTCAACAGGAGGCCCTGATGAATATCCAAAAATTCTGGAGCTCTTTTGTGGCCTTGTTGATTGGTTACGTAATCTCGTTGCTAACGCTGCTCGCTGAAAGATGGCATTTCAAGCACATCGTTATGAAGCATCCCATGTATGATGTGTACAATCCAAGCttgtattataattttaagcgAATATATCCGCAGCATTGA
- the LOC6737646 gene encoding uncharacterized protein LOC6737646 isoform X2, protein MKNIVNWELGKGVNGRILFADKTSNLFGTPLPVAISEHVPMVLWANATKSFQGVEVEIMNALGKALNFKPVYYKPNQTENMDWELDGTAYGGGNLDGFGQNGTHIDSMLVDEVAAHSARFAIGDLHLFQVYLKLVELSAPHNFECLTFLTPESSTDNSWQTFILPFSAGMWVGVLLSLFVVGTVFYAISFLNAIINGNVSSEFFRCLRPNRSVPMDPKIYRRISFRIAISRYRPSKGDRMPRDLFDGYANCILLTYSMLLYVALPRMPRNWPLRVLTGWYWIYCILLVATYRASFTAILANPAARVTIDTLEDLLRSHIPPSAGANENRQFFLDANDEVARKVGEKMQVVGYSDDLTSRIAKGQCAYYDNEFYLRYLRVADESGSALHIMKECVLHMPVVLAMEKNSALKPRVDASIQHLAEGGLIAKWLKDAIEHLPAEALAQQEALMNIQKFWSSFVALLIGYVISLLTLLAERWHFKHIVMKHPMYDVYNPSLYYNFKRIYPQH, encoded by the exons atgaaaaatattgttaactGGGAGCTGGGAAAAGGTGTGAATGGAAGGATTCTATTTGCGGACAAAACAAGCAACTTATTCG GAACCCCGTTGCCAGTGGCCATTTCCGAGCACGTGCCCATGGTTCTATGGGCAAATGCGACCAAGAGCTTCCAAGGAGTCGAGGTTGAGATTATGAATGCCCTGGGCAAGGCACTAAACTTCAAGCCCGTTTACTACAAGCCCAATCAAACGGAGAACATGGACTGGGAGCTAGATGGTACTGCCTATGGAGGTGGTAATCTGGATGGATTTGGACAGAATGGGACACACATTGACTCGATGCTTGTGGATGAGGTG GCTGCGCACAGTGCCCGCTTTGCCATTGGGGATTTGCATCTGTTCCAGGTGTACCTAAAATTGGTGGAGCTAAGTGCGCCGCATAATTTCGAATGCCTGACCTTTCTCACACCGGAATCCTCGACGGATAACTCCTGGCAGACCTTCATCCTGCCCTTCAGCGCTGGAATGTGGGTGGGGGTTCTGCTCTCCCTTTTCGTGGTGGGCACTGTTTTTTATGCCATCAGTTTTTTGAACGCCATTATCAACGGAAATGTGTCCTCTGAGTTTTTTCGCTGCCTACGACCAAATCGCAGCGTGCCCATGGATCCAAAGATCTATCGTCGCATTAGTTTTCGCATCGCCATCAGTCGGTATCGTCCATCTAAAGGAGATCGGATGCCCAGGGATCTCTTCGATGGCTATGCCAACTGCATCCTGCTCACGTATAGTATGCTCCTATATGTGGCTCTACCACGAATGCCACGAAATTGGCCACTGCGGGTGCTCACTGGTTGGTACTGGATCTACTGCATCCTCTTGGTGGCCACATATAGGGCCAGCTTCActgccattttggccaatcCAGCTGCCAG GGTTACTATCGACACACTGGAGGATCTGCTGCGATCTCATATACCGCCATCTGCCGGAGCAAATGAGAACAGGCAGTTTTTCCTGGATGCCAATGATGAGGTTGCTCGAAAAGTTGGCGAAAAGATGCAGGTGGTCGGCTACAGCGATGATTTG ACCTCTCGCATAGCCAAAGGTCAGTGCGCCTACTATGACAACGAGTTCTATCTGCGCTACTTACGAGTGGCGGACGAATCCGGATCCGCTCTCCACATCATGAAGGAATGTGTGCTCCATATGCCCGTAGTGCTGGCCATGGAGAAGAACTCGGCTCTGAAGCCACGGGTAGATGCATCCATTCAACATCTGGCGGAGGGTG GTCTGATAGCCAAGTGGCTCAAGGATGCCATAGAGCATCTGCCGGCGGAGGCACTTGCTCAACAGGAGGCCCTGATGAATATCCAAAAATTCTGGAGCTCTTTTGTGGCCTTGTTGATTGGTTACGTAATCTCGTTGCTAACGCTGCTCGCTGAAAGATGGCATTTCAAGCACATCGTTATGAAGCATCCCATGTATGATGTGTACAATCCAAGCttgtattataattttaagcgAATATATCCGCAGCATTGA
- the LOC6737646 gene encoding uncharacterized protein LOC6737646 isoform X3, with translation MVLWANATKSFQGVEVEIMNALGKALNFKPVYYKPNQTENMDWELDGTAYGGGNLDGFGQNGTHIDSMLVDEVAAHSARFAIGDLHLFQVYLKLVELSAPHNFECLTFLTPESSTDNSWQTFILPFSAGMWVGVLLSLFVVGTVFYAISFLNAIINGNVSSEFFRCLRPNRSVPMDPKIYRRISFRIAISRYRPSKGDRMPRDLFDGYANCILLTYSMLLYVALPRMPRNWPLRVLTGWYWIYCILLVATYRASFTAILANPAARVTIDTLEDLLRSHIPPSAGANENRQFFLDANDEVARKVGEKMQVVGYSDDLTSRIAKGQCAYYDNEFYLRYLRVADESGSALHIMKECVLHMPVVLAMEKNSALKPRVDASIQHLAEGGLIAKWLKDAIEHLPAEALAQQEALMNIQKFWSSFVALLIGYVISLLTLLAERWHFKHIVMKHPMYDVYNPSLYYNFKRIYPQH, from the exons ATGGTTCTATGGGCAAATGCGACCAAGAGCTTCCAAGGAGTCGAGGTTGAGATTATGAATGCCCTGGGCAAGGCACTAAACTTCAAGCCCGTTTACTACAAGCCCAATCAAACGGAGAACATGGACTGGGAGCTAGATGGTACTGCCTATGGAGGTGGTAATCTGGATGGATTTGGACAGAATGGGACACACATTGACTCGATGCTTGTGGATGAGGTG GCTGCGCACAGTGCCCGCTTTGCCATTGGGGATTTGCATCTGTTCCAGGTGTACCTAAAATTGGTGGAGCTAAGTGCGCCGCATAATTTCGAATGCCTGACCTTTCTCACACCGGAATCCTCGACGGATAACTCCTGGCAGACCTTCATCCTGCCCTTCAGCGCTGGAATGTGGGTGGGGGTTCTGCTCTCCCTTTTCGTGGTGGGCACTGTTTTTTATGCCATCAGTTTTTTGAACGCCATTATCAACGGAAATGTGTCCTCTGAGTTTTTTCGCTGCCTACGACCAAATCGCAGCGTGCCCATGGATCCAAAGATCTATCGTCGCATTAGTTTTCGCATCGCCATCAGTCGGTATCGTCCATCTAAAGGAGATCGGATGCCCAGGGATCTCTTCGATGGCTATGCCAACTGCATCCTGCTCACGTATAGTATGCTCCTATATGTGGCTCTACCACGAATGCCACGAAATTGGCCACTGCGGGTGCTCACTGGTTGGTACTGGATCTACTGCATCCTCTTGGTGGCCACATATAGGGCCAGCTTCActgccattttggccaatcCAGCTGCCAG GGTTACTATCGACACACTGGAGGATCTGCTGCGATCTCATATACCGCCATCTGCCGGAGCAAATGAGAACAGGCAGTTTTTCCTGGATGCCAATGATGAGGTTGCTCGAAAAGTTGGCGAAAAGATGCAGGTGGTCGGCTACAGCGATGATTTG ACCTCTCGCATAGCCAAAGGTCAGTGCGCCTACTATGACAACGAGTTCTATCTGCGCTACTTACGAGTGGCGGACGAATCCGGATCCGCTCTCCACATCATGAAGGAATGTGTGCTCCATATGCCCGTAGTGCTGGCCATGGAGAAGAACTCGGCTCTGAAGCCACGGGTAGATGCATCCATTCAACATCTGGCGGAGGGTG GTCTGATAGCCAAGTGGCTCAAGGATGCCATAGAGCATCTGCCGGCGGAGGCACTTGCTCAACAGGAGGCCCTGATGAATATCCAAAAATTCTGGAGCTCTTTTGTGGCCTTGTTGATTGGTTACGTAATCTCGTTGCTAACGCTGCTCGCTGAAAGATGGCATTTCAAGCACATCGTTATGAAGCATCCCATGTATGATGTGTACAATCCAAGCttgtattataattttaagcgAATATATCCGCAGCATTGA